One region of Mycolicibacterium rhodesiae NBB3 genomic DNA includes:
- a CDS encoding YncE family protein: protein MNMANFLMPENAPEADVIDGATLDGEATRIGVVDVRRGPIADIATSDDGRLVVTNHGDDTVSLLNPRTLAVAGAVAVAGEPFAVVVADGRAYVSTSSAGGDAVSVIDTAAATVVATYSLAFSVTALAASPDGKRVYAARTGDGHADIVVIDTTAERVGTIDIATGAGIGIDAVQVDPTGKRLYVAITDAAGSALVIVDAETAKVQRTVPIDAPIRDLAIVDGSAYVLVSDRARGGAVAVLNLSTGRITGTAELGIGAPTQMTVSADSARAYIVDYDNVTVLCTRSLEIVNKLKVDARPSCVAVDSAAGHLYVADYAGEVTALSVASAMPLLFEEFMATDPIYLPIAQREPVSA, encoded by the coding sequence ATGAATATGGCTAATTTTTTGATGCCCGAGAACGCTCCTGAGGCAGATGTGATTGACGGGGCAACCCTGGACGGGGAAGCCACCCGGATTGGCGTCGTCGACGTACGGCGCGGCCCGATCGCCGACATCGCCACGTCCGACGACGGCAGGCTCGTGGTCACGAACCACGGTGACGACACGGTCTCGCTGCTCAACCCCCGCACCCTCGCGGTGGCGGGCGCAGTCGCGGTCGCCGGTGAGCCCTTCGCGGTCGTCGTCGCGGATGGTCGCGCCTACGTCAGCACCTCGTCTGCAGGCGGTGACGCCGTCTCGGTGATCGACACCGCCGCTGCGACGGTCGTCGCCACCTACTCCCTTGCGTTCAGCGTGACTGCGCTGGCCGCCAGCCCGGACGGTAAGCGCGTCTACGCGGCGAGGACCGGCGACGGCCACGCGGATATCGTCGTCATCGATACGACGGCAGAGCGGGTGGGCACCATCGACATCGCCACCGGCGCCGGCATCGGCATCGACGCCGTCCAGGTCGATCCGACCGGTAAGCGGCTCTACGTCGCGATCACCGATGCCGCGGGTAGTGCGTTGGTCATCGTCGATGCCGAGACCGCCAAGGTTCAGCGCACGGTGCCGATCGACGCGCCGATCCGCGACCTCGCCATCGTTGACGGTTCCGCCTACGTCCTCGTTTCGGACCGGGCCCGCGGCGGCGCGGTCGCGGTGCTCAATCTGTCCACAGGCCGGATCACCGGCACTGCGGAGCTCGGCATCGGTGCTCCCACGCAGATGACCGTGAGCGCGGACAGCGCGCGCGCATACATCGTGGACTACGACAACGTCACCGTGCTGTGCACGCGCAGTCTGGAGATCGTCAACAAGCTGAAGGTCGACGCCCGGCCATCGTGTGTCGCGGTCGATTCCGCGGCGGGGCACCTCTACGTGGCCGACTACGCCGGCGAGGTGACGGCGCTGTCTGTCGCGTCGGCCATGCCGCTGCTCTTCGAGGAGTTCATGGCGACCGATCCGATCTACCTGCCGATCGCGCAACGCGAGCCGGTCAGCGCCTGA
- a CDS encoding serine/threonine-protein kinase, with the protein MSDPEPESRVGSQIGPYKLRRLLGKGGMGEVYEAHDTVKDRVVALKLLPESASNDPVFRKRLQREAHSAGRLQEPHVVPIHDYGEIDGLLYVDMRMIDGKDLRKMLKAYGPLTPARAVAIVRQIASALDAAHESGVMHRDVKPENVIITRDDFAYLVDFGIANAATDEKLTELGTAVGTYAYMAPERFTRDEVTYRADIYALACVLHECLTGGQPYPGDSVSVIITAHLMQPVPKPSVERPGIPGKFDEVIARGMAKKPEDRYASAGDLATAATAALTHQEQDQAATILQRSEAATRPVPPNPMLTPPPYSGSHTPPPGSPPTPGSFPSAPTPPPSGPRPAAFHSPTGQPSGPHSGPMWSTTPPPPAAGPPSGPMWSTSPPPPGPPQQPPSGGSKVPWIPLAAAAGVIVLVLGAVGIWLITKDDDTSTTSASDTSETSTSKTTTTSRTPRTPPPTTQNPDSFDAKLMAILPRGYDAGVCEPASPPATGALATVDCGAASPEGGPENARYSLFADQVALDRAFDDSVAANSELVPCPNSNAESPTTWHYTETPDKVEGRIACGVFNGRQDVTWTFNSKLMLGDAQGPDLAGLHDWWLKFA; encoded by the coding sequence ATGAGCGACCCCGAACCGGAGTCACGCGTTGGTTCGCAGATCGGCCCCTACAAGCTGCGCCGCCTGCTGGGCAAGGGCGGCATGGGCGAGGTCTACGAAGCGCACGACACGGTCAAGGACCGCGTGGTCGCGCTGAAGCTTCTACCGGAGTCGGCATCCAACGATCCGGTCTTCCGCAAGCGGCTGCAGCGTGAAGCCCATTCCGCCGGCCGCCTGCAGGAACCCCATGTCGTACCGATCCACGACTACGGCGAGATCGACGGATTGCTCTACGTCGACATGCGCATGATCGACGGCAAAGACCTTCGCAAGATGCTGAAGGCCTACGGACCGCTGACGCCCGCGCGGGCCGTGGCGATCGTGCGGCAGATCGCCTCGGCACTCGACGCCGCGCACGAAAGCGGCGTCATGCACCGTGACGTCAAACCCGAGAACGTGATCATCACCCGCGACGACTTCGCGTACCTGGTCGACTTCGGCATCGCCAACGCGGCCACCGACGAAAAGCTCACCGAGCTCGGTACAGCGGTCGGCACCTACGCCTACATGGCGCCCGAAAGGTTCACCCGCGACGAGGTGACCTACCGCGCCGACATCTACGCGTTGGCATGCGTTTTGCATGAATGCCTCACGGGCGGACAGCCGTATCCCGGCGACAGCGTGAGTGTGATCATCACCGCCCACCTGATGCAGCCGGTTCCGAAGCCGAGCGTGGAGCGCCCGGGGATTCCGGGCAAGTTCGACGAGGTGATCGCGCGGGGCATGGCCAAGAAGCCGGAGGACCGCTACGCCAGCGCGGGTGACCTGGCCACCGCCGCAACCGCTGCGCTGACCCATCAGGAGCAGGATCAAGCCGCGACGATCCTGCAGCGCAGCGAGGCAGCGACCAGGCCCGTGCCACCGAATCCCATGCTCACGCCGCCGCCCTACTCGGGGTCGCACACGCCACCGCCCGGGTCACCACCGACGCCGGGGTCCTTCCCGAGCGCACCCACTCCGCCGCCGTCGGGCCCGCGGCCCGCGGCGTTCCACTCGCCAACGGGTCAGCCGAGCGGACCGCACAGCGGTCCGATGTGGTCGACGACCCCACCGCCGCCGGCCGCGGGCCCGCCCAGCGGTCCGATGTGGTCGACATCCCCGCCACCGCCCGGTCCTCCCCAGCAGCCGCCGTCCGGCGGATCGAAGGTTCCGTGGATTCCGCTGGCGGCCGCCGCCGGGGTGATCGTGCTGGTCCTCGGGGCGGTGGGCATCTGGTTGATCACCAAGGACGACGACACGTCGACGACGTCGGCATCCGATACGTCGGAGACCTCGACGTCCAAGACCACGACCACCAGCCGGACACCCCGGACGCCGCCACCGACGACGCAGAATCCGGACTCCTTCGACGCCAAGCTCATGGCGATCCTGCCGCGCGGCTATGACGCAGGCGTGTGCGAACCGGCCAGCCCGCCGGCCACGGGCGCGCTGGCGACCGTCGATTGCGGTGCGGCTTCGCCGGAGGGCGGTCCCGAGAACGCCCGGTATTCGTTGTTCGCCGACCAGGTCGCGCTCGACAGGGCTTTCGACGACTCGGTCGCGGCGAACTCGGAACTGGTGCCGTGCCCCAACAGCAACGCCGAGTCGCCGACGACATGGCACTACACCGAGACGCCGGACAAGGTCGAGGGCAGGATCGCGTGCGGCGTCTTCAACGGCCGCCAGGACGTGACATGGACCTTCAACTCCAAGCTCATGCTCGGCGACGCTCAGGGTCCCGATCTGGCAGGTCTGCACGACTGGTGGCTGAAGTTCGCCTGA
- a CDS encoding sensor histidine kinase, translated as MTRSWRSSWSLATQAIALQIVVVAVVVLAGSTLAVLDARRDADEAAREQVIGIATTLADSPSTAQAIESGRATEILQPVTEAVRRHTDIAFITIMAPNRIRFTHTDPTQIGGQYIGTVEPALRGETLSEVYTGTLGPSIRAVAPVRNQTGAIVGLVSAGILQTSLADRWRSTWPTIAAVSVAALAISMTGVWFIRRRLLRQTHGLRPDELRVMYEHHDAILHSVSEGLIVVDRNGVALVNDEARRLLALPPGPVDRAELPEFLRTYNPGARDEVHVTADRVLVVNRSRVEDAPPDSEVVTIRDRTELQGALGELNSLKVLTDTLRSQAHEAANKLHTIVTMVEMGRPEDAVRFATEELALSQQLVDRLSSSVGEPALVALLLGKAAQADERGIELTITEDTHLPSNSDEVPLTGQEMVTVVGNLIDNAMDACDRDDPWVEVTVHLVNNTLTMRVADSGPGMDADTFEKAMQRGYSTKGDSNHQGLGLALISQIVNRHNGTLSTDITYGSVVTVTVS; from the coding sequence TTGACCCGGTCGTGGCGCTCGTCGTGGTCGCTGGCGACTCAGGCGATCGCACTGCAGATCGTCGTGGTCGCGGTGGTGGTGCTGGCGGGCAGCACGTTGGCCGTGCTCGACGCCCGGCGCGACGCCGACGAAGCGGCACGCGAACAGGTGATCGGTATCGCGACCACACTCGCCGATTCCCCGTCGACGGCCCAGGCCATCGAATCCGGAAGGGCCACCGAGATTCTGCAGCCGGTCACCGAAGCCGTCCGCAGGCACACCGACATCGCGTTCATCACGATAATGGCGCCCAACCGGATCAGGTTCACCCATACCGACCCGACGCAGATCGGCGGCCAGTACATCGGCACCGTCGAACCCGCTCTGCGCGGCGAGACACTCAGCGAGGTGTACACCGGCACCCTGGGTCCGTCGATTCGAGCCGTCGCGCCCGTGCGCAACCAGACGGGCGCGATCGTCGGCCTGGTATCGGCAGGCATCCTGCAGACCAGTCTGGCCGATCGGTGGCGCTCGACCTGGCCGACCATCGCCGCGGTAAGCGTTGCGGCGCTGGCTATTTCGATGACAGGTGTCTGGTTCATCCGGCGGCGGCTATTACGGCAGACGCACGGCCTGCGGCCCGACGAACTACGGGTGATGTATGAGCACCACGACGCGATCCTGCACTCGGTGTCCGAGGGTCTGATCGTGGTGGACCGCAACGGCGTCGCACTGGTCAACGATGAGGCACGCCGTCTGCTCGCGCTCCCGCCGGGACCGGTCGACCGTGCCGAGTTGCCGGAGTTCCTTCGGACGTACAACCCCGGCGCACGTGACGAGGTGCATGTCACCGCCGATCGGGTACTGGTGGTGAACCGCTCTCGAGTCGAGGACGCACCGCCCGACTCTGAAGTGGTCACGATCCGCGACCGTACCGAATTGCAGGGCGCCCTCGGCGAACTCAACTCGTTAAAGGTGCTGACCGACACGCTACGGTCGCAGGCGCATGAGGCGGCCAACAAACTGCACACGATCGTCACGATGGTCGAGATGGGCAGACCTGAGGACGCCGTGCGCTTCGCCACCGAGGAGCTTGCGCTCTCGCAGCAACTCGTCGACAGGTTGTCCAGCTCGGTCGGCGAGCCCGCACTGGTCGCGTTGCTGTTGGGTAAGGCCGCTCAAGCCGACGAGCGTGGAATCGAGCTGACGATCACCGAGGACACCCATCTGCCGTCGAACTCCGACGAAGTCCCCCTCACCGGCCAGGAGATGGTCACCGTCGTCGGCAACCTCATCGACAACGCGATGGACGCGTGCGACCGCGACGACCCGTGGGTCGAGGTCACTGTGCATCTGGTGAACAACACACTCACGATGCGCGTCGCCGACAGCGGACCGGGTATGGATGCCGACACCTTCGAAAAGGCGATGCAGCGTGGATATTCCACGAAAGGGGATTCGAATCATCAAGGTCTCGGGCTGGCGTTGATCAGTCAGATCGTCAACCGCCACAACGGTACTCTGAGCACCGACATCACTTACGGATCGGTCGTGACGGTGACGGTGTCATGA
- a CDS encoding alpha/beta fold hydrolase — protein MADEGVPQVELLYRHCAFDVAGIERPVLLWQGLDDRLALHPIDKAVADAVPGSVWHPADGAGHFLAVGESADIFAVVAQDLGA, from the coding sequence GTGGCCGACGAAGGGGTTCCGCAAGTCGAGCTGCTCTATCGGCATTGCGCCTTCGACGTCGCCGGGATCGAGCGGCCGGTCCTCCTGTGGCAGGGGCTGGACGACAGGCTGGCTCTTCACCCCATCGACAAGGCCGTCGCCGACGCGGTGCCGGGTTCGGTCTGGCATCCCGCCGACGGAGCCGGGCATTTCCTCGCCGTCGGTGAGAGCGCCGACATATTCGCCGTTGTCGCGCAGGATCTGGGCGCTTGA
- a CDS encoding C4-dicarboxylate transporter DctA yields the protein MTVLDRQKSAGDPPDKPRRDRTHWLYIAVIVAVFAGVAVGILAPGVGKSVGVLGTMFVDLIKMMIAPVIFCTIVLGIGSVRKAATVGKVGGLAFIYFLVMSTFALAIGLVVGNILHPGTGMHLTESTSGKGAELAETAHEAGGLMDFVHGIIPETLFSSLTEGSVLQALFVALLVGFALQAMGSTGEPILRGIEYLQKLVFKVLVMILWLAPIGAFGAIANVVGQTGWTAVTQLLSLMLGFYITCVLFVFGVLGTILRVVSGVSIFKLVRYLAREYLLIVSTSSSESALPRLIAKMEHLGVDRSTVGVVVPTGYSFNLDGTAIYLTMASLFIAGALGDPLTVGEQIGLLVFMIVASKGAAGVTGAGLATLAGGLQSHRPDLLDGVGLIVGIDRFMSEARALTNFSGNAVATILVGSWTKTIDKDRVNSVLRGQDPFDELTMVDDDHSMREARVATPA from the coding sequence ATGACCGTCCTTGACCGCCAGAAATCGGCAGGCGACCCGCCGGACAAGCCGCGGCGCGATCGCACCCACTGGCTCTACATCGCGGTCATCGTCGCGGTGTTCGCCGGCGTCGCGGTGGGCATCCTGGCGCCCGGGGTCGGTAAGAGCGTCGGCGTGCTGGGCACGATGTTCGTCGACCTGATCAAGATGATGATCGCGCCGGTCATCTTCTGCACGATCGTGCTGGGCATCGGATCGGTGCGCAAGGCGGCCACGGTGGGCAAGGTCGGCGGCCTGGCGTTCATCTACTTCCTCGTCATGTCGACCTTCGCGTTGGCCATCGGCCTGGTGGTCGGCAACATCCTGCATCCCGGAACGGGAATGCATCTCACCGAGAGCACGTCGGGCAAGGGCGCCGAACTCGCCGAAACCGCTCATGAGGCAGGCGGTCTCATGGATTTCGTGCACGGCATCATTCCGGAGACGCTGTTCTCGTCGCTGACCGAGGGCAGCGTGCTGCAGGCGCTGTTCGTCGCACTGCTCGTCGGCTTCGCGCTGCAGGCGATGGGCTCGACGGGTGAACCGATCTTGCGCGGCATCGAGTATCTGCAGAAGCTCGTCTTCAAGGTCCTCGTGATGATTTTGTGGCTGGCTCCGATCGGCGCATTCGGTGCGATTGCCAATGTCGTCGGCCAGACCGGATGGACCGCGGTGACGCAGCTGCTCAGTCTGATGCTCGGCTTCTACATCACCTGCGTGCTGTTCGTGTTCGGTGTGCTGGGCACGATCCTGCGCGTCGTCTCCGGTGTGTCGATCTTCAAGCTCGTGCGCTACCTGGCACGGGAATATCTGTTGATCGTGTCGACCTCGTCCTCGGAATCGGCACTGCCGCGCCTGATCGCCAAGATGGAGCACCTCGGTGTCGATCGCAGCACCGTCGGCGTGGTCGTACCGACCGGTTACTCGTTCAACCTGGACGGCACCGCGATCTACCTGACGATGGCGTCGCTGTTCATCGCCGGTGCGCTCGGCGACCCACTGACGGTGGGCGAGCAGATCGGTCTGCTGGTGTTCATGATCGTCGCGTCCAAGGGCGCCGCCGGTGTCACCGGCGCCGGCCTGGCCACCCTCGCCGGCGGTCTGCAGAGCCACCGCCCCGATCTGCTCGACGGCGTCGGACTGATCGTCGGCATCGACCGGTTCATGTCCGAGGCACGTGCGCTGACCAACTTCTCGGGCAACGCCGTCGCGACCATCCTCGTCGGCTCCTGGACGAAGACCATCGACAAGGACCGGGTGAACTCCGTCCTGCGCGGCCAGGATCCCTTCGACGAGTTGACGATGGTCGACGACGATCACTCCATGCGTGAGGCGCGGGTTGCCACACCCGCGTAG
- a CDS encoding DUF732 domain-containing protein produces MFARNGVTKFAGAAIVAGAFGLAAFAAAGTAGAMSSADDNFLTDITSAGIAYDSPQAATSVAHDVCVAFDGGADPVDLGMEIKNETDLTTDQVATFVVSAVHNYCPEYGSLFA; encoded by the coding sequence ATGTTCGCTCGCAACGGAGTCACCAAGTTCGCAGGCGCCGCCATCGTCGCGGGAGCGTTCGGACTGGCCGCATTCGCCGCTGCGGGCACCGCCGGCGCGATGAGTTCGGCCGACGACAACTTCCTGACCGACATCACCTCAGCGGGCATCGCCTACGACAGCCCGCAGGCCGCGACCTCCGTTGCGCACGACGTCTGCGTCGCATTCGACGGCGGCGCCGACCCGGTCGACCTCGGTATGGAGATCAAGAACGAGACCGATCTGACCACCGATCAGGTTGCGACCTTCGTCGTCTCCGCGGTCCACAACTACTGCCCCGAGTACGGCTCGCTGTTCGCATAG
- a CDS encoding NAD(P)H-dependent amine dehydrogenase family protein produces the protein MALRVVQWATGGVGVAAIKGVLEHPELELAGCWVHSADKAGKDVGELIGTEPLGVTATDNVDEILALDADAVIYSPLLPNPDEVAALLRSGKNVVTPVGWVYPSERQSTALRDAAIEGNATLHGTGIAPGGISEKFPLLFSAFSTGVTFVRAEEYSDLRTYEAPDVVRHVMGFGEVPDKALSGPMQKLLDGGFIQAVRMIVDKAGFNADPKVRSSQEIAVATAPIESPIGVIEPGQVAGRKFHWEALVGDEVVVRVTVNWLMGEEKLDPAWTFGPEGQRYEMEVRGNPDISISVKGFQSAVGGEGPEYGIVGTAAHCVNSVPAVCAAEPGIATYLDLPLISGKAAPRLS, from the coding sequence GTGGCGTTGAGGGTTGTGCAATGGGCGACGGGCGGCGTCGGAGTGGCCGCCATCAAGGGCGTGCTGGAGCATCCCGAACTAGAACTCGCCGGCTGCTGGGTGCACTCGGCAGACAAGGCGGGCAAGGACGTCGGCGAGCTGATCGGCACCGAGCCTCTGGGCGTCACCGCCACCGACAACGTCGACGAGATCCTCGCCCTCGACGCCGATGCGGTCATCTATTCGCCGCTGCTGCCCAACCCCGACGAGGTCGCGGCGCTGCTGCGGTCGGGGAAGAACGTCGTGACTCCGGTCGGCTGGGTGTATCCCAGTGAACGCCAGTCCACGGCACTTCGCGATGCCGCAATAGAGGGCAACGCGACCCTGCACGGCACCGGGATCGCCCCGGGAGGTATCAGCGAGAAGTTCCCGCTGCTGTTCTCCGCTTTCTCCACCGGCGTGACATTTGTTCGCGCCGAGGAGTATTCCGACCTGCGCACCTACGAAGCGCCCGACGTCGTTCGTCATGTGATGGGGTTCGGCGAGGTGCCCGACAAGGCCTTGAGTGGACCGATGCAGAAGCTGCTCGACGGCGGCTTCATCCAAGCCGTGCGGATGATCGTCGACAAAGCGGGCTTCAACGCCGATCCGAAAGTGCGTTCGTCGCAGGAGATCGCGGTCGCCACGGCACCGATCGAGTCGCCGATCGGCGTGATCGAGCCGGGCCAGGTCGCGGGCCGAAAGTTTCACTGGGAGGCGCTCGTCGGCGACGAGGTCGTCGTGCGTGTCACCGTCAACTGGCTGATGGGTGAGGAAAAGCTCGATCCTGCTTGGACATTCGGTCCTGAGGGTCAACGTTATGAGATGGAAGTCCGCGGTAATCCCGACATCTCGATCTCGGTCAAGGGATTCCAGTCCGCGGTCGGCGGCGAGGGACCGGAGTACGGCATCGTCGGCACGGCGGCGCACTGCGTGAACTCGGTGCCCGCGGTGTGTGCGGCTGAACCGGGCATCGCCACCTATCTGGACCTGCCGCTGATCAGCGGTAAGGCCGCGCCCCGGCTCAGCTAA
- a CDS encoding response regulator has translation MINVLIVEDEPLIAEAHQTYLGRLDGFSVAAVAHTARDAMRAASEAATTDSPIDLVLLDLGLPDASGIALASGLSGLRPVPDIIAITSERDLEMVRAAVGHGALAYLLKPFTFAAFRDRLDRYRRYRDALPAGTDAASQAEVDRALAEMRVIDRATAPKGAAAGTNDDIARAVRDSADGLTADAVAKQVGVSRVTAWRYLERLADDGTVTRQTDYGKAGRPKTRYQWR, from the coding sequence ATGATCAACGTGCTGATCGTCGAGGACGAGCCGTTGATCGCCGAGGCCCACCAGACGTACCTCGGCCGGCTCGACGGCTTCTCGGTGGCCGCCGTCGCGCACACCGCCCGCGACGCCATGCGCGCCGCCTCGGAAGCCGCCACCACGGACTCGCCGATCGACCTGGTGCTGCTGGACCTCGGACTGCCAGACGCCAGCGGCATCGCTCTGGCGTCAGGGTTGTCGGGTCTTCGGCCGGTCCCGGACATCATCGCGATCACCTCCGAGCGCGACCTGGAGATGGTGCGCGCAGCGGTCGGTCACGGAGCGCTGGCGTATCTGCTGAAACCGTTCACGTTCGCGGCGTTCCGCGATCGGCTGGATCGCTACCGCCGGTATCGCGATGCCCTGCCCGCAGGCACCGATGCCGCCAGCCAGGCCGAGGTCGACCGCGCGCTGGCCGAAATGCGTGTCATCGACCGAGCCACCGCACCCAAGGGAGCGGCGGCGGGTACCAACGACGACATCGCCCGCGCGGTAAGGGATTCCGCCGACGGCCTCACCGCCGACGCGGTCGCCAAGCAGGTAGGCGTGTCGCGGGTCACCGCCTGGCGATACCTGGAGCGGCTCGCCGATGACGGCACCGTCACCCGTCAGACGGACTACGGCAAGGCGGGCCGGCCCAAGACGCGCTACCAGTGGCGCTGA
- a CDS encoding lipid-transfer protein: protein MPTAGNKVFVVGVGMTKFEKPGRREGWDYPDMARESGTKALEDAGVDFSEVEQGFVGYCSGDSTSGNRALYELGMTGIPIVNVNNNCSTGSTALFLAAQTIRGGLADCTIALGFEKMQPGALQGGAEDRESPLARHIKALAEIDEFAFPVAPWMFAAAGREHMRQYGTTAEHFAKIGYKNHKHSVNNPYAQFQEEYSLDDILAAKMISDPVTKLQCSPTSDGSGAAILASEAFVDKHGLAAQAVEIVGQAMTTDFDSTFDGSARNVIGYDMNVQASQKVYDQSGLGPSDFQVIELHDCFSANELLLYEALGLCAEGEAPKLIDNNDTTYGGRWVVNPSGGLISKGHPLGATGLAQCAELTWQLRGTADKRQVDNVTAALQHNIGLGGAAVVTAYQRAER from the coding sequence ATGCCAACCGCAGGAAACAAGGTGTTCGTCGTCGGCGTCGGGATGACGAAATTCGAGAAGCCAGGTCGCCGCGAAGGCTGGGACTATCCGGACATGGCACGCGAGTCGGGCACCAAGGCACTCGAGGACGCAGGTGTCGACTTCTCCGAAGTGGAGCAGGGCTTCGTCGGATACTGTTCGGGCGATTCGACCTCGGGCAACCGCGCTCTCTACGAACTGGGTATGACAGGCATTCCGATCGTCAACGTCAACAACAACTGCTCCACGGGTTCGACCGCGTTGTTCCTTGCGGCGCAGACGATTCGCGGCGGTCTCGCCGACTGCACCATCGCGCTGGGCTTCGAGAAGATGCAGCCCGGTGCACTGCAGGGCGGCGCGGAGGATCGCGAGTCACCCCTGGCGCGTCACATCAAGGCGCTGGCCGAGATCGACGAGTTCGCCTTCCCGGTTGCCCCGTGGATGTTCGCCGCAGCAGGCCGTGAGCACATGCGCCAATACGGCACGACCGCAGAGCATTTCGCGAAGATCGGCTACAAGAACCACAAGCACTCGGTGAACAATCCGTACGCCCAGTTCCAGGAGGAGTACTCCCTCGACGACATCCTCGCGGCGAAAATGATCTCCGACCCGGTGACCAAGTTGCAGTGCTCGCCGACGTCCGACGGCTCGGGCGCGGCGATCCTTGCCAGTGAGGCGTTCGTCGACAAGCACGGATTGGCGGCACAGGCCGTCGAGATCGTCGGCCAGGCGATGACCACCGATTTCGACTCCACGTTCGACGGCAGCGCGCGCAATGTCATCGGCTACGACATGAATGTGCAAGCCTCACAGAAGGTTTACGACCAGTCCGGTCTCGGACCGTCGGACTTCCAGGTGATCGAGCTGCATGACTGCTTCTCGGCCAACGAGCTCTTGTTGTACGAGGCGCTGGGGCTCTGCGCCGAGGGCGAGGCCCCCAAGCTCATCGACAACAACGACACCACCTACGGCGGACGCTGGGTGGTCAACCCGTCGGGTGGGCTGATCTCCAAGGGCCATCCACTGGGTGCCACCGGTCTGGCCCAGTGCGCCGAGCTGACGTGGCAACTGCGCGGAACCGCCGACAAGCGGCAGGTGGACAACGTGACGGCTGCGCTGCAGCACAACATCGGACTGGGCGGTGCGGCAGTTGTGACCGCTTACCAGCGCGCCGAGCGCTGA
- a CDS encoding BTAD domain-containing putative transcriptional regulator has product MASIKIGFGVLGPLQMTVDGAPVTLGTPKLRAVLAMLVMNRNRPVSIDSLITAAWEEGPPPEARASLHSYISNLRKRIAGAGADPKTVLVNAPPGYRLNAADADCDIGRFVVEKAAGVHAAAAGRFEEASRHLTDALAEWRGPVLDDLRTFQFVNVFATALTEDKVVAHTARAGAEIACGRAYAVISELESLTVEYPYREPLWAQLITAYYSAERQSDALDAYQRLKSTLAEDLGIDPGPTVRALHEKILRQESLDVQKAAKTTAVHQVNDIDMRTAVNATAAVATLRESTGRTYPLVATATRIGRLSDNDIVLDDNNVSRHHAVIIDTGTSFVITDLRSANGINVRGERIRGTATLADGDTIGICDHEFTFEIEPRPA; this is encoded by the coding sequence ATGGCTTCGATCAAGATCGGGTTCGGCGTGCTGGGACCGCTTCAGATGACGGTCGACGGCGCACCGGTGACGTTGGGCACGCCCAAACTACGGGCGGTGCTGGCGATGCTGGTCATGAACCGGAACCGGCCGGTGTCGATCGATTCCCTGATCACCGCGGCGTGGGAGGAGGGGCCGCCCCCGGAGGCCAGGGCCAGCCTGCACTCCTACATCTCGAACCTGCGCAAGCGGATCGCCGGTGCGGGCGCCGACCCGAAGACGGTGTTGGTCAACGCGCCACCGGGATACCGGCTCAATGCCGCCGACGCCGACTGCGACATCGGCCGATTCGTGGTCGAGAAGGCGGCGGGCGTGCACGCCGCCGCGGCCGGCCGTTTCGAGGAGGCCAGCCGGCATCTGACCGACGCGCTGGCCGAATGGCGCGGACCAGTCCTCGACGATCTGCGCACCTTCCAGTTCGTCAACGTGTTCGCCACCGCCCTGACCGAGGACAAGGTGGTGGCCCACACCGCCCGCGCCGGGGCCGAAATCGCTTGCGGGCGTGCCTATGCCGTCATCAGCGAGCTGGAAAGCCTGACGGTCGAATATCCCTATCGCGAGCCGCTGTGGGCGCAGCTGATCACCGCCTACTACTCGGCAGAACGGCAGTCCGACGCGCTGGACGCCTACCAGCGCCTGAAGTCCACGCTCGCCGAAGACCTGGGCATCGACCCCGGACCGACGGTGCGCGCGCTGCACGAGAAGATCCTTCGGCAGGAGTCGTTGGACGTGCAGAAGGCCGCGAAGACCACCGCCGTGCACCAGGTCAACGACATCGACATGCGGACCGCGGTCAACGCGACGGCGGCGGTGGCGACCTTGCGCGAGTCGACCGGCCGCACCTATCCCCTGGTGGCCACGGCAACCAGGATCGGGCGCCTGTCCGACAACGACATCGTGCTCGACGACAACAACGTCAGCAGGCACCACGCCGTGATCATCGACACCGGCACCAGCTTCGTGATCACCGATCTGCGCTCCGCCAACGGCATCAACGTGCGAGGAGAGCGGATTCGGGGCACCGCGACCCTGGCCGACGGCGACACAATCGGTATATGCGATCACGAGTTCACGTTCGAGATCGAGCCGCGCCCGGCATGA